In Candidatus Bandiella numerosa, one genomic interval encodes:
- a CDS encoding transposase, with translation MSIKTRERYNEEFKVEAVKLVTERGYSLTQAAKSLGVSVDSISKWKKRLEETSSPRIAFPGNGNMNAIDKEKMILEKEIKKLQIERDILKKALAYFANPQG, from the coding sequence ATGAGTATAAAAACAAGAGAAAGATATAATGAAGAATTCAAAGTGGAGGCAGTGAAACTGGTAACTGAAAGAGGATATAGTTTAACGCAGGCAGCAAAAAGCCTGGGAGTTAGTGTAGATTCAATTAGTAAATGGAAAAAGAGGCTGGAAGAAACATCGTCACCACGTATAGCATTTCCAGGAAATGGGAACATGAATGCTATAGATAAGGAAAAAATGATTTTAGAGAAGGAGATAAAAAAACTACAAATAGAGCGCGATATATTAAAAAAGGCGCTGGCATATTTTGCGAATCCACAAGGGTAA
- a CDS encoding IS3 family transposase, with amino-acid sequence MEIIEKMKNIHQSSRMTYGYRRVHAELRENMMGINHKKVARLMKKKN; translated from the coding sequence ATGGAAATAATAGAAAAAATGAAAAATATCCATCAGTCATCAAGAATGACATATGGATATCGCAGGGTGCATGCGGAACTTAGAGAAAACATGATGGGTATAAATCATAAAAAAGTAGCCAGGCTGATGAAAAAGAAGAATTGA